The Morococcus cerebrosus sequence GAAAAATTTATTCATGGCTTGGCTTAATTCTGCATGAAGATGCTTTCGGATACGGATTTATTGGGCGGACAGGACCGTATCTTTTGCCAAAGAGGCAAGCCTGCGGCTTGCTTGCCCTCTCCCTAGCCTTCTCCCACGGGGAGAGGGAATTGGGCTGTCGAGCCTGAACATTTTCAGGTTTACCTGCCATCTAATTCCCAATCCTGCACTCTTTGATTTTCAGCAACTTGATTCCCTCTCCCCGTGGGAGAGGGTTAGGGAGAGGGTAACGAACCGCAAGGTTTGTTAGATACTCAAATGCCCGTATCATTCATATTATTGATATTATTGATATTATTGTTTGAATTGTATGATTTTCAATAATAATAAATAACCCTAAACCAATATAAATAACAGCCATTATCCAACGACTAAACTTCTCTACAATTTCACCAACACCTGAAATATTAGCCAATCTTTGTGCTGTATATACTAAAACAAAAATCAATATTAAAAATACAAGAAGAGTAACTAATAAGTCGACAAGATCTAAAGTCACAAAGTAAGGAACAAAAAGTCCAATATTATCTGCACCACAACTAGCAACTGTAACCAAAGCAACAATACCGACTAATTTTGACAACCCTTTTTCATCCAATTCTTTTTTAGCTCTTTTTTCGCCCTCACAATCGTCGTAAATAGCAACTTTAATACCTAAGTAAATCGGTATTAAACCTAATAAACCCAACACCCATTTTTCCGGAACATAATGCAAAACAAAAGCTAGAAATAAACTAACTAATATTAAAATTACAGAACCTAAATATTGTCCGATATAAATATCTCGATATTCTTTTCTAGTATTTGCTCTAGCAAAAAATATTAATAGTATTACCAACAAATCTACTGCTGTAGCAATATATAAAACAGCAGCAGTAATCACAGTCGAAAACATAAAGCACCTCATAATGAATCCCCTGCCTCCTTGGCACCACGGCTTTTTCAAAAACCGAATCGCGTTCGGATAACAGATTCGTATCTTTCGCTAAAGAGGCAAGCCTGCGGCTTGCTTACCCTCTCCCTAGCCATCTCCCACGGGGAGAGGGAATTGGGCTGTCGAGCCTGAACATTTTCAGGTTTACCTGACATCTGATTCCCAATTCTACGGCTCTCTGATTTTGAGAAACCTGATCCCCTTTCCCCGTGGGAGAGGGTTAGGGAGAGGGCAACGAACCGCAAGGTTTGTCAGAAATTTAAATTCCTATCACTCATAATAATGAATCCCCTGAAACTCTCTTGCCACCACGGCTTCTTCAAAAGCCGAATCGCGTTCGGACAGCGGCGTAGGCAGGGTAATCACGTTTTGCACGTTCATGCCCTTAGTGGAAAGCAGCATGATTTCATGGCTCAGGCGTGCGGCTTCGAAGCGGTCGTGCGTTACCAGCATACACGCCATGCCCTGCCGCTCGATTTTTTCCACCAGCATGGCAACCAAAATATCGCGCAAATCGCGGTCCAACCCGACAAACGGCTCGTCCAGCAAGGCAAGGTCGCAGCCGCACAACAGCAGGCGCAAAAACGCCACCCGTTTCGCCATGCCGCCGGACAATTCGGTCGGATATTTGTTCAAATCGCCCGCAGTCAGCCCGACTTTCGCCGCCAGCGCGACGATTTCGCCTTCATCGGGTTTGTCCATAAAAATCGCGATATTCTGCATCGCGGTCAGGTTTTCCGGCAGGCGGTTTTCCTGAAACAGAAAACCCGTTTTACGGAAAGTATTGCGTATCGT is a genomic window containing:
- a CDS encoding CadD family cadmium resistance transporter, with protein sequence MFSTVITAAVLYIATAVDLLVILLIFFARANTRKEYRDIYIGQYLGSVILILVSLFLAFVLHYVPEKWVLGLLGLIPIYLGIKVAIYDDCEGEKRAKKELDEKGLSKLVGIVALVTVASCGADNIGLFVPYFVTLDLVDLLVTLLVFLILIFVLVYTAQRLANISGVGEIVEKFSRWIMAVIYIGLGLFIIIENHTIQTIISIISII
- a CDS encoding ATP-binding cassette domain-containing protein translates to MLCLENVRFEILRDPIVRDFSLNLQHGEVKALFGPSGCGKTTVLRLIAGLETPKSGTIRNTFRKTGFLFQENRLPENLTAMQNIAIFMDKPDEGEIVALAAKVGLTAGDLNKYPTELSGGMAKRVAFLRLLLCGCDLALLDEPFVGLDRDLRDILVAMLVEKIERQGMACMLVTHDRFEAARLSHEIMLLSTKGMNVQNVITLPTPLSERDSAFEEAVVAREFQGIHYYE